Proteins from a single region of Halorubrum sp. 2020YC2:
- a CDS encoding type II toxin-antitoxin system HicA family toxin, which produces MVRTNFSGREIASVLHDFGYKRVGRVGSHLKMRYESPDTDEVRIVTVPMASEDAIPTGTLQSIADQCGADDFHVWCEWIDEHR; this is translated from the coding sequence ATGGTCCGGACGAACTTCTCTGGGCGCGAGATTGCGTCTGTCCTCCACGACTTCGGGTACAAGCGTGTCGGTCGTGTCGGTAGTCACCTGAAAATGCGGTATGAATCACCAGATACGGACGAAGTCCGGATCGTGACTGTTCCTATGGCGTCAGAAGACGCGATCCCGACCGGGACACTACAGTCGATTGCTGACCAGTGTGGAGCCGACGACTTCCACGTGTGGTGTGAGTGGATCGACGAGCATCGGTGA
- a CDS encoding phage terminase large subunit family protein gives MNADESSVGRCPECGAEISEAWILVEYEKNDGTEGVWTECPTCEDVVAPE, from the coding sequence ATGAACGCTGACGAATCCTCGGTCGGTCGGTGCCCGGAATGTGGTGCGGAGATCTCGGAAGCGTGGATTCTTGTTGAGTACGAGAAAAACGACGGCACCGAGGGCGTGTGGACCGAGTGTCCGACATGTGAGGACGTTGTAGCCCCGGAGTAG
- a CDS encoding FaeA/PapI family transcriptional regulator yields MDVTDIPEEAYDGAESPPDLTELESPETLLKDGPIRERLLDVITGLRTPTKVSEIADLADCGTETARDYLAWFNEMGMVHRHDARPVRYERNDAYFQWRRIDRIRDEYSEQEIVDLLTDTLDKIEAYRAQFDADDPNDVSLVDASQDIATEDAWEALSEWKTLEQRAALLDAARRDHPASGSTPSHIDA; encoded by the coding sequence ATGGACGTTACTGACATCCCTGAGGAAGCGTACGACGGTGCGGAATCGCCGCCGGACCTCACCGAACTCGAGTCACCTGAGACGCTTCTCAAAGACGGACCGATCCGCGAACGGCTCCTCGATGTCATCACCGGGCTTCGAACTCCCACAAAGGTCTCCGAGATCGCTGACCTCGCTGACTGCGGGACTGAGACTGCCCGAGACTATCTCGCATGGTTCAACGAGATGGGCATGGTCCATCGTCACGACGCGCGGCCCGTCCGGTACGAGCGCAACGACGCGTACTTTCAGTGGCGACGCATCGATCGTATCCGCGACGAATACTCCGAGCAGGAAATCGTTGACCTCCTTACAGACACACTCGACAAAATCGAAGCGTACAGAGCGCAATTCGACGCAGACGATCCGAACGACGTCTCTCTCGTCGACGCCAGTCAAGACATAGCAACTGAAGACGCGTGGGAGGCGCTCTCTGAGTGGAAGACACTCGAACAGCGAGCAGCGCTCCTCGACGCGGCGCGACGTGACCACCCGGCCTCCGGTAGCACTCCCAGTCACATCGATGCCTGA
- a CDS encoding TRAM domain-containing protein: protein MEISEELQCLFSGKVEEHDGSYVVELPEQELRLGGLQVDETYRVAVLPAPATNEANNTDATPEPEQAPQTPPVEEGEQRTVEIEDIGDQGDGITRVERGFVVIVPDTKQTERVTIEITDVRENVAFAEVVERVSYYE, encoded by the coding sequence ATGGAGATTTCAGAGGAACTTCAGTGTCTGTTCTCGGGCAAGGTCGAAGAGCATGATGGGTCATATGTGGTTGAGCTACCGGAGCAAGAGCTCCGTCTTGGGGGGCTACAGGTAGACGAGACGTACCGTGTGGCTGTTCTCCCGGCACCTGCGACCAACGAGGCAAACAACACTGATGCTACTCCGGAGCCCGAGCAAGCGCCACAGACGCCTCCTGTTGAGGAGGGCGAACAACGTACCGTCGAAATCGAAGACATTGGCGACCAAGGCGATGGTATCACCCGTGTTGAGCGCGGGTTCGTCGTTATTGTTCCCGACACTAAACAGACCGAGCGTGTTACTATCGAGATTACCGATGTACGCGAGAATGTTGCCTTCGCGGAAGTTGTTGAGCGCGTCAGTTACTACGAGTAG